One part of the Algibacter sp. L1A34 genome encodes these proteins:
- a CDS encoding NUDIX hydrolase, with protein sequence MDNSNLPLNDIYAPEMRIYVATDCIIFGFDNGILKLLVFERRVEPFKGTLSLIGSFVKPDEAANEAARRVLKEITGLENIFMEELKTYSNIDRDPGARCISIAHYALIRIDDYDKELVAKHDAIWYEVDKLPNLVLDHDLMIEDALNRLRRKARFYPIGFELLPKKFTIPQFQNLYEAIFQKTLDTRNFRKKLMSLKLLIPLNEKDKSGSKKGAFLYKFDYTKYKRLEQKGFNFSLFKN encoded by the coding sequence ATGGATAACAGTAATTTACCGTTAAATGATATTTATGCACCCGAAATGCGAATCTATGTTGCAACCGATTGCATCATTTTTGGGTTTGATAACGGTATTTTAAAACTATTAGTTTTTGAAAGACGCGTGGAACCTTTTAAAGGCACTTTATCTTTAATTGGAAGTTTTGTAAAGCCTGATGAGGCTGCAAATGAAGCTGCTCGTCGTGTTTTAAAGGAAATTACAGGCTTAGAGAACATCTTTATGGAAGAGTTAAAGACCTACTCTAATATTGATCGAGATCCTGGTGCTCGCTGTATTTCTATAGCACACTATGCACTAATTCGCATTGATGATTACGATAAGGAATTGGTTGCAAAACACGATGCCATTTGGTATGAGGTTGATAAACTCCCTAATTTAGTTTTAGATCATGATTTAATGATTGAAGATGCACTAAATAGATTACGTCGAAAAGCTAGATTTTACCCAATTGGATTTGAATTACTACCTAAAAAATTTACTATTCCGCAGTTTCAAAATTTATATGAAGCTATTTTTCAGAAAACATTAGATACTCGGAATTTCAGAAAAAAATTAATGTCTCTAAAATTGCTTATTCCTTTAAATGAAAAAGATAAATCGGGTTCTAAAAAAGGAGCTTTCCTTTATAAATTCGATTATACAAAATATAAAAGGTTAGAACAAAAAGGGTTTAATTTTTCGTTGTTCAAAAATTGA
- a CDS encoding alpha/beta hydrolase family protein — translation MIANDNFIIDGKHEKPILIDITFDSEKSNLPIIIFCHGYKGFKDWGAWNLMANAFAEAGFCFIKFNFSHNGGTMEQPIDFPDLEAFGNNNYTIELDDLESVINWTNENETIKSIGRLNAINLIGHSRGGGIVAIKAEEDPRIKTVISLAGVCDLGKRTATIGDLDDWKNTGVKYVLNGRTKQQMPHFYQFYEDFIKNEERLTIKRAVSNLKIPHLIIHGNNDTSVLIDEAEHLHKWNPKSELEIIKNANHVFNTKHPWESNVLPKELKNVVECAVSFIKNSI, via the coding sequence ATGATAGCAAACGACAATTTTATTATTGACGGCAAACACGAAAAGCCAATTTTAATTGATATAACTTTTGATTCAGAAAAATCTAATTTACCAATAATTATTTTTTGCCATGGTTACAAAGGTTTTAAGGACTGGGGTGCTTGGAATTTAATGGCAAACGCTTTCGCAGAAGCTGGCTTTTGCTTTATAAAATTCAATTTTTCCCATAATGGCGGTACTATGGAGCAGCCCATAGACTTCCCTGATTTGGAAGCTTTTGGAAATAACAATTACACTATAGAGTTAGACGATTTGGAATCGGTTATTAATTGGACTAACGAAAACGAAACCATTAAATCGATTGGGCGTCTAAATGCAATAAACTTAATTGGACACAGCAGAGGTGGCGGAATTGTTGCTATTAAAGCCGAAGAAGATCCTCGAATTAAAACTGTGATTAGTTTAGCAGGTGTTTGCGATTTAGGCAAACGAACAGCAACCATTGGCGATTTGGATGATTGGAAAAACACAGGTGTAAAATATGTTTTAAACGGCCGAACAAAACAACAAATGCCACATTTTTATCAGTTTTATGAAGATTTCATTAAAAATGAAGAACGACTTACGATAAAGCGCGCCGTTTCAAACTTAAAAATTCCGCATTTAATTATTCATGGTAATAACGATACTAGCGTTTTAATTGACGAAGCTGAACACTTGCATAAATGGAATCCTAAAAGCGAATTAGAAATTATTAAAAATGCCAATCATGTTTTTAATACAAAACATCCTTGGGAAAGCAATGTTCTGCCGAAAGAACTTAAAAATGTTGTTGAATGTGCGGTGTCGTTTATAAAAAATTCAATATAA
- a CDS encoding superoxide dismutase: protein MAFELPELGYAYDALEPHMDARTMEIHHTKHHQGYTNNLNNAIAGSDLEGKSIEDILTNLDMDNAAVRNNGGGFFNHSLFWSVMNPEDKGYLSGELKDAIDATFGSKDEFIAEFSKAAATRFGSGWAWLCVHKGGKLEICSTPNQDNPLMPGVTCEGTPILGLDVWEHAYYLNYQNRRPDYIKAFFSVVNWNEVEKRYAEAK, encoded by the coding sequence ATGGCTTTTGAATTACCAGAATTAGGGTACGCTTACGACGCTTTAGAACCACATATGGATGCACGTACTATGGAAATACACCATACTAAGCACCACCAAGGATATACAAATAATTTAAATAATGCTATTGCAGGATCCGATTTAGAAGGGAAATCTATTGAAGATATTCTTACAAATTTAGATATGGATAATGCAGCGGTTAGAAATAATGGAGGTGGGTTTTTTAACCACTCTTTATTTTGGAGTGTAATGAATCCTGAAGATAAAGGATATTTATCTGGAGAATTAAAAGATGCTATAGATGCAACTTTTGGATCTAAAGATGAATTTATTGCTGAGTTCAGTAAAGCAGCAGCTACTCGTTTTGGATCTGGTTGGGCATGGTTATGTGTTCATAAAGGAGGGAAGCTAGAAATCTGTTCTACGCCAAACCAAGATAACCCATTAATGCCAGGTGTAACTTGTGAAGGAACTCCAATTTTAGGTTTAGATGTTTGGGAACATGCATATTACTTAAACTACCAAAACCGTCGTCCAGATTATATTAAAGCATTTTTTAGTGTTGTTAACTGGAATGAAGTTGAAAAACGTTATGCTGAAGCAAAGTAA
- a CDS encoding OmpA family protein, whose product MKNLSRLLFAMLLVLCYSNANAQDKNNPWQITIGVNAVDAYPSGDGSLFTGGGFASDSFADEFANASDHWNILPSLSTISVSKYLSDGFSFGVTGSLNKIEKWGDISSNPDVENSVDDLSYYGVDGTIKYNFLENTTIDPFAGIGGGYTWIDEIGAGTLNGTIGLNVWFNDNIGLTVQTSYKHAFEDYLDSHFQHSAGISIKFGGTDTDGDGIFDKDDACPDVAGLEAFNGCPDTDGDGIEDSKDDCPNEAGTAEFNGCPDSDGDGVADKDDNCPTVAGLKSLGGCPDADGDGVTDADDKCPDVAGPAANKGCPYTDTDGDGVLDKDDKCPEVKGTVANNGCPEVTAAVQKQLNEYAKTILFDTGKSSIKAQSSAVLTDIINILKEYPTSKFTVEGHTDSVGSDKLNQRLSDSRANSVKEYLIQNGIDAFRLSALGYGESKPIDSNKTRAGRANNRRVEINLAK is encoded by the coding sequence ATGAAAAATCTTAGCAGATTATTGTTCGCTATGTTGCTTGTACTATGTTATAGCAACGCTAATGCGCAAGACAAAAACAACCCTTGGCAAATCACCATTGGTGTAAACGCAGTTGATGCTTATCCTTCTGGAGACGGTAGTCTTTTTACTGGAGGTGGTTTCGCGAGTGACTCTTTCGCAGATGAGTTCGCTAATGCTTCTGATCACTGGAACATTTTACCTTCTTTATCTACTATTTCGGTATCTAAATATTTAAGCGATGGTTTCTCTTTTGGAGTTACTGGTTCTTTAAATAAAATTGAAAAATGGGGAGATATTAGTTCTAACCCAGATGTAGAAAATAGCGTTGATGATTTATCATACTACGGTGTTGATGGTACAATTAAATATAACTTTTTAGAAAACACTACAATTGATCCTTTCGCAGGAATTGGTGGTGGATACACTTGGATTGATGAAATTGGTGCTGGTACTTTAAATGGTACTATCGGTTTAAACGTTTGGTTTAACGATAACATCGGTTTAACAGTTCAAACATCTTACAAACATGCGTTTGAAGATTACTTAGATTCTCATTTCCAACATTCTGCTGGTATCTCTATCAAATTTGGTGGAACTGATACTGACGGTGATGGTATATTTGATAAAGATGATGCTTGTCCAGATGTTGCTGGTTTAGAAGCTTTCAACGGTTGTCCTGATACTGACGGCGATGGTATCGAAGATAGCAAAGATGATTGTCCAAACGAAGCAGGTACTGCTGAATTTAACGGTTGTCCTGATTCTGACGGTGACGGTGTTGCTGATAAAGATGATAACTGCCCAACTGTTGCAGGTTTAAAATCTTTAGGTGGATGTCCTGATGCTGACGGTGACGGTGTTACTGATGCTGATGATAAATGTCCAGATGTTGCAGGTCCTGCAGCTAACAAAGGATGTCCTTACACTGATACTGATGGTGATGGTGTTTTAGACAAAGATGATAAATGTCCTGAAGTAAAAGGTACTGTTGCAAATAATGGTTGCCCAGAAGTTACTGCTGCTGTTCAAAAACAATTGAATGAGTATGCTAAAACTATCTTATTTGATACTGGTAAATCTTCAATCAAAGCACAATCTTCTGCTGTATTGACTGATATCATCAATATCTTAAAAGAATACCCAACTTCTAAATTTACAGTTGAAGGTCATACTGATAGTGTTGGTAGCGATAAATTAAACCAAAGATTATCTGATTCTAGAGCTAATTCTGTAAAAGAATACTTAATTCAAAACGGTATCGATGCATTTAGATTATCTGCACTTGGTTATGGTGAATCTAAACCAATCGACTCTAACAAAACTAGAGCTGGTAGAGCAAATAACAGACGTGTTGAAATTAACTTAGCTAAGTAA
- a CDS encoding PD-(D/E)XK nuclease family protein, with protein sequence MTTFIFDVLNDLKKNNYNLSEITFVLPSKRAGLFLKHQLVHVIQETIFVPDIISIEEFVEDLSGLKTTSNTELLFEFYNSYLALTNKEDQDSFESFSKWAQILLQDFNEIDRYLIPQENIFNYLSDIQELTHWSVEANQTDFVKKYLQFWNKLYKYYIHFTKQLLDKEIGYQGLIYRKAAENCDTYINNNSNKHHVFLGFNALNTAEETIIQKLLKSSLAKVYWDIDSVFINNPKHDAALFTRQHKKNWKYFEKEPFEWITENYSKEKNINIYGVPKNIGQAKYIGTLLKNIEAETKSLQSTAVVLGDENLLIPVLNSIPPAVDALNITMGFPLKSIPLASLFESLFHIHKSSGNTFYFKDIVKVLSHQFIRPLFYSDNVDYAAKIIETIDSNNLVYLTVARLKEIKNPSNDILDLLFSNWNTSIDLALKNSSQIISKIKNHLDENKEANLLSLEYLFRFNELFNSLSLLNSEYHHIKDISTLFGVYKELLSSETLDFQGEPLQGLQIMGMLESRVLDFETVIISSVNEGILPSGKSNNSFIPFDVKIENKLPTYKEKDAVYTYHFYRLLQRAKNVYILYNTEADALTGGEKSRFITQLELENIHNIHHEIIAPHVPVISPELKVVAKTEDSQNRLKEIAAKGFSPSSLTNYIRNPIDFYYQKILKIKEHDEVEETVAANTLGTVVHNTLEDFYKPLVNTFLSVETIKKLKTKINEKVTFHFKNEFKEGDITKGKNLIIYEIAKRYVSNFLDLEIEDLKAGNEIKIIKIESNNNVLIEIPELDFPVKLTGKVDRVDEYNGVTRIVDYKTGRVDANKVEIVNWEDITTDYTKYSKSFQVLTYAYMMFLSNEITLPVEAGIISFKNLKAGFLKFSKKDKSGNGAKKDALITQETLDNFYVELKTLILEICNPNIPFTEKEV encoded by the coding sequence ATAACAACTTTCATTTTTGATGTTTTAAACGATTTAAAAAAGAACAACTACAATCTTTCTGAAATCACTTTTGTTTTACCGAGTAAAAGAGCCGGTCTCTTTTTAAAACATCAATTAGTCCATGTTATACAAGAAACTATATTCGTTCCAGATATCATTAGTATCGAAGAGTTTGTTGAAGATTTATCTGGACTTAAAACCACATCGAATACCGAGTTACTTTTCGAATTCTACAATAGCTATTTAGCACTTACTAATAAGGAAGATCAAGATAGTTTTGAATCCTTTTCTAAATGGGCCCAAATATTACTTCAAGATTTTAATGAAATAGATCGTTACCTGATACCTCAGGAAAACATATTTAACTATTTAAGCGATATTCAAGAATTGACACATTGGTCGGTAGAAGCGAACCAAACAGACTTTGTTAAAAAATATTTACAGTTCTGGAATAAGCTTTATAAATACTACATCCACTTTACCAAACAACTTTTAGATAAAGAGATTGGCTATCAAGGTTTAATTTACCGTAAAGCTGCAGAAAACTGTGATACATACATAAATAACAACTCAAATAAACATCACGTTTTTTTAGGTTTTAACGCGTTAAACACAGCTGAGGAGACCATTATACAAAAACTATTAAAAAGTAGCTTAGCGAAGGTTTATTGGGATATTGATAGCGTGTTTATCAATAATCCAAAACACGATGCAGCACTTTTTACAAGACAACATAAAAAAAATTGGAAATACTTTGAAAAAGAACCCTTCGAGTGGATTACCGAGAACTATTCAAAAGAAAAAAACATAAATATTTATGGTGTTCCAAAAAATATCGGGCAAGCTAAATATATTGGTACACTTTTAAAAAACATTGAAGCCGAAACTAAATCGTTACAAAGCACCGCGGTAGTTTTAGGAGATGAAAACTTATTAATTCCCGTATTAAATTCAATACCACCAGCAGTAGATGCGCTCAATATTACAATGGGATTCCCGTTAAAATCAATTCCACTAGCATCACTATTTGAAAGTTTATTTCATATTCATAAAAGCTCTGGCAACACTTTTTATTTTAAAGATATTGTAAAGGTGTTATCTCATCAGTTTATTCGTCCATTATTCTATAGTGATAATGTTGATTATGCCGCTAAAATAATTGAAACTATAGATTCCAATAACTTAGTTTATCTTACAGTTGCACGTTTAAAAGAGATAAAGAACCCATCGAATGATATCTTAGATTTATTGTTTTCTAACTGGAATACATCTATAGATTTAGCATTAAAAAACTCTAGCCAAATTATTTCAAAAATAAAAAATCATTTAGATGAAAACAAAGAAGCGAATTTACTCTCGCTAGAATACTTGTTTCGCTTTAATGAATTATTTAATTCCCTTTCTTTGTTAAATTCCGAATATCACCACATTAAAGATATTTCGACCTTATTTGGTGTTTACAAAGAATTATTAAGCTCTGAAACACTAGATTTCCAAGGCGAACCACTGCAGGGTTTACAAATTATGGGTATGTTAGAGTCTCGGGTGCTAGATTTTGAAACTGTAATTATTTCATCGGTTAACGAAGGTATATTACCATCAGGAAAAAGCAACAATTCATTTATTCCATTTGATGTTAAGATAGAAAATAAACTACCCACTTATAAAGAAAAAGATGCGGTTTACACCTATCACTTTTATCGTTTACTACAGCGTGCTAAAAATGTCTATATACTTTACAACACAGAAGCTGATGCACTTACTGGTGGTGAAAAAAGCCGTTTTATAACTCAACTAGAGCTAGAAAATATACATAACATTCACCACGAAATAATAGCGCCACACGTACCGGTAATTTCTCCCGAATTAAAGGTTGTAGCCAAAACTGAAGATTCCCAAAATAGATTAAAAGAAATAGCTGCAAAAGGTTTTTCCCCTTCTTCCCTTACTAATTATATAAGGAATCCGATAGATTTTTATTATCAGAAAATTTTAAAAATCAAAGAACACGATGAAGTTGAAGAAACAGTTGCAGCCAACACATTAGGAACCGTTGTACACAATACCCTCGAAGATTTTTACAAACCTTTGGTAAATACATTTTTATCGGTTGAAACTATTAAGAAATTAAAAACAAAAATTAACGAAAAAGTAACCTTTCATTTTAAAAACGAATTTAAAGAAGGAGATATCACTAAAGGCAAAAATCTTATTATTTATGAAATTGCAAAACGTTATGTTTCAAACTTTTTAGATTTAGAAATTGAAGATTTAAAGGCCGGGAATGAAATAAAAATAATCAAAATAGAATCAAACAATAATGTTTTAATCGAAATTCCAGAACTCGATTTCCCTGTAAAACTTACAGGAAAAGTAGATCGTGTAGACGAATATAACGGTGTAACTAGAATTGTAGATTACAAAACAGGCCGTGTTGATGCCAATAAAGTTGAAATTGTAAACTGGGAAGACATCACTACCGATTATACCAAATACAGCAAAAGCTTTCAGGTGTTAACCTATGCTTATATGATGTTCTTATCTAATGAAATTACGCTTCCGGTAGAAGCCGGTATTATTTCATTTAAAAACTTGAAAGCTGGATTTTTAAAGTTTTCTAAAAAAGATAAGTCAGGAAATGGCGCTAAAAAAGATGCATTAATTACTCAAGAAACACTCGATAATTTCTATGTTGAATTAAAAACTTTAATTTTAGAAATATGCAATCCAAATATTCCATTCACCGAAAAAGAAGTTTAA
- a CDS encoding UvrD-helicase domain-containing protein, translated as MQSNQPFTIYNASAGSGKTFTLVKAYLKILFSSNKPYLFKNILAITFTNKAVAEMKGRIIDTLKEFSSEKILKSDNAMFSSICSELDLKPEQLHNKAITLLESIIHNYAAFDISTIDGFTHKLIRTFAHDLKLPLNFEVELDQDSLLREAVDSLISKAGTDDILTKVLVDFAIEKTDDDKSYDVAFDFNKIAKLLVNENDIPFFEKIKDKTLEDFKTLKNQLKKDIIQEEAFIAEKAKQFLVQLEASGLEFKDFTSGYLPKHFEKLANNNLNVAFGNKWQENLENGTLYPKRVTAEIAGIIDSLQPQINLVFNITKQAVFNHKFLKAFYKNITPLSVLNAINTELTLLKEDQNKMLISEFNSIISKEIKNQPTPFIYERIGEKFNHYFIDEFQDTSESQWSNLIPLLENSVASENGSTMIVGDAKQAIYRWRGGKAEQFIDLFNKKSHPFPIEQLVDNLPDNYRSFKEIVGFNNSFFKFLSSQIFKKEDYKDLYENASQNIKKDQTGYVEISFLDFEKEDDKDDVFPKKVHENIKNCLVNGYKLEDICVLVRKKKEGVAVANYLSQQNIPIISSETLLINNAPEVVFTNAVLGYLMQPKNDELKMEILDYLAKLFNIEDKHGFFANHITLNISDFFKSFEAFNISINSETLLQLPLYDLAETIVRSFNLVKTSNAYVQFYLDIVLDFSQKKGSDISAFVEYFDKKKENLSIISPKGQDAVQIMTIHKSKGLEFPVVIFPYADMDIYREIEPKEWLEIDKEKYNGFSHTLLNFNKDFEFFGEQGQQIFENHKAEQELDNINLLYVALTRPVEQLYIISKNDSALKEEAKSKKYSGLLINYLQHCNLWNDSELIYSFGDITKTSKETSTSKETNIQHEFISTSKEHHNIKVVTKSGFLWDTNQEEAIEKGNLIHDIMSHIETKDDVDSVIKDFVSSSTINQEQAFELKPLVFEIVNHKKLATFFTKSNTIYNERDIITKEGVILRPDRVVVNANKEAVILDYKTGIEDKKHEQQLQVYQDILESMNFSVKQKFLIYINQEINIKELYF; from the coding sequence ATGCAAAGCAACCAACCTTTTACTATTTACAACGCCTCAGCGGGCAGCGGAAAAACATTCACCCTAGTAAAAGCCTATTTAAAAATCCTATTTAGTTCAAATAAACCTTATTTATTTAAGAATATTTTAGCAATTACTTTTACAAATAAAGCGGTTGCAGAAATGAAAGGCCGCATTATAGATACTTTAAAGGAATTTTCGAGTGAAAAAATTCTGAAATCTGACAATGCCATGTTTTCATCAATTTGTAGCGAATTAGATTTAAAACCAGAACAACTTCATAATAAAGCTATTACACTTTTAGAAAGTATAATACATAATTACGCTGCTTTCGATATTTCTACCATAGATGGTTTTACCCATAAATTGATTAGAACTTTTGCACACGATTTAAAATTACCATTAAATTTTGAGGTTGAATTGGACCAAGATTCTCTTTTAAGGGAAGCCGTAGACAGCCTAATTTCTAAAGCAGGAACCGATGATATACTTACCAAGGTATTGGTGGATTTTGCTATTGAAAAGACAGACGACGATAAAAGTTACGATGTAGCTTTCGATTTTAATAAAATAGCCAAACTATTGGTTAATGAAAACGATATCCCTTTTTTTGAAAAAATAAAAGATAAAACTTTAGAAGATTTTAAAACACTGAAAAATCAGCTAAAAAAAGATATCATACAAGAAGAAGCCTTTATTGCAGAAAAAGCAAAACAATTTTTAGTACAGCTTGAAGCATCTGGACTAGAATTTAAAGATTTTACTAGCGGATATTTACCAAAACATTTTGAAAAACTAGCCAACAACAATCTAAATGTCGCCTTTGGGAATAAGTGGCAAGAAAATCTTGAAAACGGCACATTGTACCCAAAACGAGTTACGGCAGAAATAGCCGGAATTATTGATAGTTTACAACCACAGATAAACCTCGTTTTCAACATAACTAAGCAAGCGGTATTTAACCATAAATTTTTGAAAGCTTTTTATAAAAACATCACACCACTATCTGTTTTAAATGCTATAAACACAGAACTTACTTTACTTAAAGAGGATCAAAACAAAATGCTGATTTCAGAATTTAATAGCATTATTAGCAAAGAAATTAAAAACCAACCTACACCATTTATTTATGAGCGTATTGGTGAAAAGTTTAATCATTATTTTATTGATGAATTTCAAGATACTTCCGAAAGCCAATGGAGTAATTTAATTCCGTTACTCGAAAACTCAGTAGCCTCCGAAAACGGTAGCACCATGATAGTTGGTGATGCAAAGCAAGCTATTTACAGATGGCGTGGTGGTAAAGCAGAACAATTTATAGATTTGTTTAACAAAAAAAGTCATCCATTTCCAATCGAACAACTGGTAGACAATTTACCAGACAATTACCGAAGCTTCAAAGAAATTGTTGGTTTCAATAATAGTTTTTTTAAGTTTCTTTCGAGTCAAATTTTTAAAAAAGAAGATTATAAAGATTTATATGAAAACGCAAGTCAAAACATAAAAAAAGATCAAACAGGTTATGTTGAAATCTCTTTTCTAGATTTTGAAAAAGAAGATGATAAAGACGATGTTTTCCCAAAAAAAGTACACGAAAACATAAAAAACTGCTTAGTAAACGGTTATAAACTAGAAGACATCTGCGTTTTAGTTAGAAAGAAAAAGGAAGGTGTAGCAGTTGCAAATTATTTAAGTCAGCAAAATATCCCGATTATATCATCGGAAACTTTACTAATCAACAATGCTCCTGAAGTGGTTTTTACAAATGCCGTTTTAGGCTATTTAATGCAGCCTAAAAATGATGAGCTTAAAATGGAGATTTTGGATTATTTAGCGAAGCTTTTTAACATTGAAGACAAACATGGCTTCTTCGCAAATCATATTACGCTTAATATTTCAGATTTTTTCAAGAGCTTTGAAGCCTTCAATATTTCAATAAATAGTGAAACTTTATTGCAATTACCACTTTATGATTTAGCTGAAACTATTGTTAGAAGTTTCAATTTAGTAAAAACATCAAACGCTTATGTGCAGTTTTATTTAGATATTGTTTTAGACTTTTCACAGAAAAAAGGATCGGATATTTCGGCCTTTGTAGAATATTTCGACAAGAAAAAGGAAAACCTGAGTATTATTTCCCCGAAAGGGCAAGATGCTGTGCAAATAATGACCATACATAAATCTAAAGGTCTAGAATTTCCGGTAGTTATCTTTCCGTATGCAGATATGGATATTTACCGAGAAATAGAACCTAAAGAATGGTTGGAAATTGATAAAGAAAAATATAATGGGTTTTCGCATACGCTTTTAAATTTCAATAAAGATTTTGAGTTCTTTGGAGAACAAGGCCAGCAAATATTTGAGAACCATAAAGCAGAGCAAGAATTGGATAATATTAATTTGCTTTACGTTGCACTTACACGCCCAGTAGAACAACTATATATTATATCGAAAAACGATAGCGCTTTGAAAGAAGAGGCAAAATCTAAAAAATATTCCGGCTTACTTATCAATTATTTACAACATTGCAATCTTTGGAACGATAGTGAATTGATTTACAGTTTTGGCGACATTACAAAAACATCAAAGGAAACTTCAACTTCAAAAGAAACTAATATTCAACACGAGTTTATTTCAACCTCAAAAGAACATCACAACATAAAAGTTGTTACCAAATCTGGTTTTCTTTGGGATACCAACCAAGAGGAAGCAATTGAAAAAGGGAATTTAATACATGATATTATGTCGCACATTGAAACAAAAGATGATGTTGACAGTGTTATTAAGGATTTTGTTTCATCGTCCACTATAAATCAAGAGCAAGCTTTTGAGCTTAAACCGCTAGTTTTTGAAATCGTAAATCACAAAAAACTCGCTACATTTTTTACAAAAAGCAATACCATATATAATGAGCGAGACATTATAACGAAAGAAGGTGTTATTTTACGTCCAGACCGCGTAGTTGTAAATGCAAATAAAGAAGCCGTAATTTTAGACTACAAAACTGGTATTGAAGACAAAAAACATGAACAACAACTTCAGGTTTATCAAGATATTTTAGAAAGCATGAATTTCTCTGTTAAACAGAAATTCCTTATATATATTAACCAAGAAATTAATATTAAAGAACTTTATTTTTAG